Proteins from a genomic interval of Narcine bancroftii isolate sNarBan1 chromosome 12, sNarBan1.hap1, whole genome shotgun sequence:
- the nkiras2 gene encoding NF-kappa-B inhibitor-interacting Ras-like protein 2, with translation MGKSCKVVVCGLASVGKTAILEQLLYGNHVVGSETNETLEDIYVGSIETDRGVREQVRFYDTKGLREGSELPKHYYSFADGFVLVYSIDSRESYKRVEALKKEIDRSRDKKEVTIVVLGNKCDLQDERRVDYDAAQHWAKTEKVRLWEVSVAERKTLIEPFVHLASKMTQPQSKSTFPLSRKKGSGSIDT, from the exons ATGGGGAAGAGTTGTAAAGTGGTGGTGTGTGGGCTGGCATCTGTTGGGAAAACTGCCATTTTGGAACAACTTCTGTATGGAAACCATGTTGTTg GTTCTGAGACAAATGAAACCCTGGAAGATATTTATGTTGGTTCCATTGAGACAGACCGTGGTGTCCGGGAGCAGGTCCGCTTTTATGACACCAAAGGCTTGCGAGAAGGTTCTGAACTTCCCAAGCACTACTATTCCTTTGCCGACGGGTTTGTGCTGGTGTACAGCATAGATAGTCGGGAATCCTACAAACGGGTGGAAGCCCTCAAAAAGGAAATTGACAGATCCCGTGACAAGAAAGAG GTGACCATTGTCGTTCTGGGAAACAAGTGCGACCTTCAGGATGAGCGACGTGTGGATTATGATGCCGCCCAGCACTGGGCAAAGACAGAGAAGGTTCGCCTCTGGGAGGTGTCTGTGGCAGAGCGCAAAACTCTGATCGAGCCTTTCGTTCATCTGGCCAGCAAGATGACGCAACCTCAGAGCAAGTCCACCTTCCCCCTGAGTAGGAAAAAGGGGAGTGGCTCAATTGACACTTGA